One Haloimpatiens massiliensis genomic window, AAGGAATATTATTGGGGGTTTAAATTCTAGTGAAGTAAAGAATCTTCAAGAAAGGTATGGATTAAATGAGTTTGTAAAAGAAAAAAAAGCTAGTGCCATAAAAAAATTCTTTGGGGTATTTAAAGAGCCTATGTTTTTATTATTAGTGGGTACAGCCATATTGTATTTATTATTAGGAGATGCTCAAGAAGCTTGTATAATGTTAGTGTTTGTAGTGTTTGTAGCTTCCATAACCTTTATACAGGAATGGAAAACAGAAAAAACTTTAAATGCACTAAAGGAATTAACAACTCCAGAAGTTATAGTACTTCGTGATGAAGAGAAAAAGACTATAAAGAGCTTTGAACTTGTACCAGGTGACATAGTATATTTAAAAGAAGGAGAAAGGATACCTGCTGACTGTGAAGTTTTAGAAGTATCTAATTTTTCTGTAGATGAATCTGTTTTAACTGGTGAAGCAGAACCAGTTTTTAAAGTTGTTAAAGAGGAAGAATTAGAAAATAATTCTTGTGAATATTGGAGAAAAGATAGAGTTTATGCAGGTACTTTAAGTATATTTGGTACATGTACTGCTAGGGTTGTAAATACAGGATTTAATTCTGAATACGGAAAGATAAGTAAGGCAGTCAGTGAGGCCAAAGAAGAATTATCTCCACTTCAAAAGAAAACACAGTATTTAGTAAAGTCACTTGCTATAGCTGGATTTTGCTTATGCTTATTGGTTATAGGACTAACGTATTTATATAATCACAATATTATACAAAGCATTCTTTCAGGTATAACTTTAGCTATGGCAATAATCCCTGAAGAATTTCCTGTAGTTTTAACTGTATTTTTATCCTTAGGAGCCTTTAGATTGGCTAAAAATAATACTCTCATGAGAAAAATTTCTGCAGTGGAGACCTTGGGAGCTGCTACAGTTTTAGCTGTAGATAAAACTGGAACCATAACTAAAAACTCCATGGAAGTTAAAAAAGTGCTTTATAAGAACAATATAATTAATATAGAAGATCTAAATGATAAGGAACTTAGCAATTTAATGATAAGATCTTGCCAGCAGGATCCATATGACCCTATGGAAAAAGCTATAGTAAATAGTGCAAAAAAGTGTATAAATAGTATGAAAGAATTGGGGGAAAATACAAAAGATTATATTGATAATATGGCAAAATCTAAAGATAGTAAGGATTTTGGTTGTCATATAGAAATAGTTAACAAAATACCATTTGATCCCAAAACAAAAAGAATGGCTAATATATATAAAGAAGATGAAGATAACTTCTATGTAGCGGCTAAGGGCTCACCAGGGACAATATTACCTTTGTGCAATCTTAGTAGGGAAGAAGAAAAAAAAGTAGAGAAACATGTAGATAAAATGGCTGAAAAAGGCTTAAGGGTACTAGCTTTTGCAGATGGACATAGTAGAGAAGTTAAAGACGATTTAGAAGAATACACTTTAGAGTTTAAGGGTTTAGTAGGACTTCAAGATCCTCCAAAAGAAGGGGTAAAAGAGGCCATAAATTTATGTAGAGAAGCTGGCATTAGAGTAATAATGATAACAGGAGATTATAGTAAAACTGCTATGGCTATAGGAAATGAAATAGGGCTTTCATTCAATAATTGTGCTATAACTGGAGAAGCAATGGATTGCATGACAGATGATGAACTATGTGAAGCTGTAAAGGGATGCGATGTATTTTCACGTGTGGTTCCAGAGCATAAAATGAGAATAATAAAGGCTTTAAAGAAAAATGGAGATATTGTAGCTATGACAGGAGATGGCGTAAATGACGCACCAGCCCTTAAGAGTGCGGACATTGGAGTTGCTATGGGTAAAAGAGGAACGGATGTAGCTAAGGAAGCTGCACATATGGTATTAATGGATGACAATTTTACTACTATAGTTAAGTCAGTTAAAGATGGAAGAAGAATTTATGATAATATAAGAAAAGCTATGGTTTATATAATGATAATTCACATTCCAATTGTTGCATTAGCATTATTTTCACCTATTTTTAATTTACCTCAAGTGCTTTTGCCTGTGCACATAGTACTTTTAGAGCTTATAATTGATCCTACTTGTTCATTGGTATTTGAAGGAGAAGAGGCAGAACGAGATATAATGCAAAAACCGCCAAGATCTCCAAAGGAACCTTTAGTTACAGCAGGTATGTTATCTAAAGTTTTATCTCAAGGGATAATAATGTTTTTAGCGTCATTTCTTCCATTTCACTACTTAGTAGATAATGGAGTTCATGTAGATGCAGCTAGAAGTTTCTCGCTAATTACATTAGTTATGTCCAATGTAATCATGGTTTTGGTAAATAGATCTAACACTGAATATTTGATTCACATATTTAAGGAAAAACAAAATACTGCCAGATTAGTCGTGAATGCTCTTGCTTTAGTGATGGTTTTAGTTATAGTGTATGTTCCGATATTTCATACTATATTTAATACTAGAAGTTTAAATTTTAATATGTTTTTGTTATCTTCCTTAACAGGAATATTAGCAGGCATATGGTGGGAAGCAGTAAAATTTATAAAAAATAAAAAGACAGAAAAATAAATTTAAATAAAATTTGGAGCTCCTTTTTGTGTTAGGATAGGTTATTAAAACTTAAAACCTTATACTGAAAGGAGCTTTTCAGGTTATTTAGATGTTTCTATGAATGTATAAATAAAATTATGATATTTCCAATATAAGTATTTTATTCTATAAATTAGGTGTAATTGAATAATTGACAAAAAATATAAAGTGTAATAGAATAATAAAGTGATGACGTAACAATTATATATGTGCTCGTAGCTCAGTAGGATAGAGCAGCGGTTTCCTAAACCGCGTGCCGGAGGTTCGACTCCTCTCGGGCACACCACGATAAAGCCTGTAACATTAATGTGTTACAGGCTTTAAAATTACTTTTAGTATAAACGATAAGTGTAAAACATTTACTAGGATTATTTTCAAAATTAATATGAATATATTTTAAAGTAGATAAATAAAGGTTATAATATATATAATAGAAAGAATAAAAATCAGTATTTTCGGAGGTGTATGGAGTGAATGAAAGGAAATTAGAGTTTACTATTTTTTGTGTTGAAAGCCTGGCAGAAAGCTTGGGAATAAATGCTAAAAAAGTATATAAACTAATTAAAGATACAAATGTCTTAGATGACTATATCATACCATGCTACGAATCATTACACTCTCAAAGTAAACACTATATAGTACAGGATTTAATTGAGGTATTGAAGGAAAGGGGAGCATTGAGTTGATAGTATATCATGGTTCTTACTGTATTGTAGACAATCCTCATGTATCTTTTTCAAGGGATGCTTTAGATTTTGGTAAAGGTTTTTACGTAACGAGAATTAAAGAACAGGCAATTAATTGGACAAATAAATTTAAAAGAAGAGGAAAGAATGGATACTTAAATATATATAAATTAGATATAGATAAAGTTAAAGAAATATATAAGGTTAGAGAGTTTTTAAGTTATGATATAGAATGGCTAGATTTTATATTAGGATGTAGAGCAGGAAGTAATATTTATTTACAATACCACATGGTAGTAGGTGGGATAGCTGATGATCGAGTATATAATACAATAGAACTTTATCAGGATAATTTAATAGAAAAAGATGAAGCGTTGAAGAGACTACAATATTATAAACCTAATCAACAAATTTGTATTATTAATCAAGAAATTATTGATAGGTATTTAAAGTATGAAGAAAGTAAGGAAGTGTAGAATATGTTAGCAAACAAAACATTACTGCAATCTTTATATAAGAATATAATTTTAGAATTCTCCAAGAAAACAGGTAAGGATTTAGAGGAAAGTATGGATTATTTCTATAAATCACAAACTTATGAATTAATAAGTGAGGGAGTGGGAGATTTGCATTGTAAAGGCGTTAAATACCTAACAGATGAATTAATGCTAGAGTATGGTATTAAAAGTCATAAAAGCTATCCTAATGACTTAATTCACTAACACTAATCGAAAAAATTAATGTTGTATTATATGTTAAATATAGAGAATTGGTTTCCTAAACCGCGTGCCGGAGGTTCGATTCCTCTCGGGCACACCAGTTTACTGTAAATATAAGAGTAATGCTTGCAAGGATTAAAAGAGTTAGTAAGTTTTTTACTAGCTCTTTTTATTTTTTTGAATGCTTAATATGTTGATATTATAGTCCGTAATACTATAAGGAAATATAATTGAAATAATAAATGAAATATTTTACAAGTAAGTCTTTACAGAGTAAAAAAACGATGTTAAAATAATCTTAACGTTAAAATGTTTTTGACGTTAAGATTATTTTAATGATAAGTAGGGGGAATTTATCATGGAGACAAGTACTATAAAAGACAAAAAACTTATTAGTCAGCTATTTTTATGTAAAAACTACACGGTTCTATTAATAGCTAATTTTGTTTCGAGATTTGGAGATTCTGTAGATAGTATAGCTTACGGATGGATGGTTTACATGCTTACAGGGTCAAAGATTTTACTAGGAAGTATCTTTGCAGTAAATGCCATACCCAACATAGTTTTTGGGCCTTTTGCAGGTGTATTGGCAGACAGATTGGACAAAAGAAAATTAGTAATAATGAGCTATATAGGAAGAGGGTTAATTGTATCTGTAACGGCACTGTTATTTTTAATGGGAAAACTTCATGTATGGCATTTATTTTTATTTACCACATTAAATTCTACATTGGAAACTCTTATGTCTCCAGCCGTAATGTCTATAATGCCATTGATATTACAGAAGGACCAATTTCTTTCAGCAAATTCTTTTGCTACTTCTGCATATAAATTTGCAGAACTTATAGGTACTGCTTTAGCTGGAGCAATTATTGCCTTATTTGGCATATCAGGAGCAATTTTTATAGATGCAGGAACATTTTTCTTTGCAGGTTTTTTAATGATTTTTATGAATTTGCCTAAGGATGAAGTGAAAGCAGAGAAAATGAATATTAAAAATTATGTTGAAGACTTAAAAGTTGGCTTTATATATGTTAAAGAAAATAAACTGATAAGAAATGTATTAATTTTATTTGCCATAATTAATTTTGGTTTGTCACCTATTTCAGTATTGCTACCGGTGTTTACAAAAGACATACTAAAAGGTGGCGCGGAAACATTAAGTTATATTGGTGTGGCTATTTCCTTAGGAACCATATTAGGTGGATTAATTATAGGGAAGTTTGGTTCCAAGGTTAAAATGACTTTATTAATAATAATAGGATTTTTCGTAATGGGTATAACTTACGCATTGATGTACTTACCTGGTAATATAGTGGGAATTGGGCAGTCAGTTACCATATTAACTATATCATGCTTTTTCGTATTTGGATTTGTAATGCCGGTAGTATCAGCTCCTATTCAATCATACTTTATGATGAATACTGAAAAACAGATAATAGGCCGCGTAAGCTCTTTTATGGTAATGATAACTTATGCTACAATTCCTTTAGGTAATGCATTAACGGGAGTAGTAACTGAATATGTATCTATGTCGTTGTTATTTCTGATTATGGGGATCTTTATATGTTTAGTATCAATATCCTTAAAGGTTTTTAAAATTTTGGAAACTGACAAAGCTGTTTAATGATTGTACAATATAGATATAATTAATTAAATTAATGTATAATAGGGTAAGAGGTGATAGTAAATGTCTGATAAAAAGGTTCGTACCCTAACTACTATGGAAGAAATAAAGGCTATTTCAGATCCATATAGATATAGAATTTTAAAATGTTTTTCAGATATAAAAAATCCAGCTACAGTAAAGCAAGTAGCAGATACATTAGGCGAAGTTCCAGCTAAGGTATATTATCATGTAAAAAAACTAGAGAAGGTGGGAATATTAAGACTTTCTCATACTGAGGAGATAAATGGAATTATAGCTAAGTATTATGAGTTGGTAGCTGATAGTTTTGATATAAAGAGTACTAAAGAGGTGGAGGAACCTATAAAGAAACTTATGTTATCTGAGAGCCAAAAAATAATAGCGGAAGTCTTTGATAATGCTAAGGCAGAATTTTTAAATCAAATAGATAAATACTCCAATGTAACTACTAAGGGTGAGGGAGACGTTAGGGCTGCTAGTATATATTGCAGTGATGATGAACTTTTAGAGTTCAATAATTATATAAATAAATTTATTGATAAACACCAAAAGGCGGGGGAAGATAAGGAAATTAAAAAATATAATGTATTTTTTAATTTATACAGAACAGTGGACTAAGTAAAGAAAAAATAATTAAAAAGGACTATGTAGTTGAAGTAAATTATATATTCAATTACATAGTCTTTTATTTTGCAATTAATCCTCTAAAAATGTATTTAAAAATACTTTTAGAGGGTTCTTTTTTATAACAAAATTTACTTAAATACATCTTACATGTCGACTTTTGATATAATATTACATATATGATAATATTTTGAAAAAATAGAATAATTTACAAAAAGGCGAAAAGATGCTATAATTATGTTAAAAGATATGATAAAAGAATAGAAAATATGATAAGGATTTAAATTTGTTTTAGGGGGAGAGCCAATGTTAGAAGATGGCAGAAAGAATTTAACAAAACAAATAGAGGAGGTGAGAGGTTTATTAAATAATTTAGTATGTAAAAGAGATAAAATAGGACTTGATGAACAAATACTTAGGGTAAGTAGGCAGTTAGATGATTTAATTGCCACCTATATGGGTTAGTTAATTTAATATAAGTTTTTCTAAGAATGGCGTTACTATTAAGAAAATTTTTGTTGAGTTTGAGAGTAAATTAATAAATATTTTTATTAAAATTAGTAGCAAAATATGATAAGATTCAGAATAACTTAATAAGTTTATGACTATAAATTATAAAAAGTGTAATATTAAACTATTAAGGCACATTCAAATAAATAACAAGTCAGTATGCTAGTCTATTTTGCGTCATACTGCGTTAGCAGAACCTGGTGATAGTCCTACCAAAGGTGGAACCTGCTTCCTTGTCTTATACAAAATATACTAGCATCTTTGACTTGTTATTTCTTTTCATGTACCTAATATATATAAATAATAATTAATACATACTTTAAGGAGAAAAATTCTATGCAAAATTATTTTATGTATGAAGCATTGATGGAAGCAAAGAAAGCATTAGAACTAGATGAGGTTCCTGTTGGAGCCATAATAGTTAAAGATAAGAATATAATAGCCAGAGCACATAATTTGAGGGAAACATTAAATGACCCCACTGCCCATGCAGAGATTTTAGCCATAAGGAAGGCTAGTGAAATTTTAAAGTCTTGGAGATTAAATGGATGTGAAATGTATGTAACTCTAGAACCATGTCCTATGTGTGCAGGAGCCATAACTGCTAGTAGAATCAAAAGAATACATATAGGTACTTTTGATCCTACTTTAGGGGCTTGCGGTTCTGTTATAAATATAGTTCAAAATCCACACTTGCATACCATGATAGATGTAAGTTGGATATATAGTGAAGAATGTAGTGATTTACTTAAGGATTTTTTTAAGAAAAAGAGAAATTGTATATAATTCCACCGCATTGTACCTTTTTGAGGTTTAATCATATTAACCTCATATTTTATTTTGTAAATGCTAGCTTTAAAGTTAGCATTTATATTTTTGATAGAACAGGGAAGAATATTTACGAACAACAGAAATATTTAACAGTTGGTAACAGGTGTTACGGATTAAATCAGTGTTAAATAGTAAAATAAAGTTGAGTTAAATACTCGGAATTTTATTTGTGGGAGGTAAATATTATGAACAAACATTTTATAAAAAACATAGATTTTGCAAAACCGTTAGAAATGGAAGCACTTGTGGATTATCAAGAAGGAAGAGTTATAAGTAGAACTTTAGCACAGGGAAGACCTTTAAGTGTTACATTATTTGCTTTTGATAAAGGCGAGGAAATAAGTTCCCATTCAGCTGGTGGAGATGCTATGGTTTACATATTAGATGGTGAAGCTGAAATAACTATAGGAGAAGAAAAGTTCAATGTTAAAAAGGGAGAAACTATAGTCATGCCTGCTCAAGTACCACATGCATTGTTAGCCACAGAAAGATTTAAGATGCTTTTGACTGTGGTATTTAGCTTAGAGTAAATAATTAATATTTTAGTATAATTAAATTTAATATTAACACTTTACTGTCAGATTATAAAAATTTGAAAGTAAGGTGTTTTTTATTTTATAAGACCATAGGAAATATGTATACATTTTGATAATTTAACTTTAAATGAGCAAATTTCATAACAAATTATGGAATAAAAATAGACATTCATAATATCCTAGTGTATTATATTTCTGTCAGAAAACATAAACAAAGGATGAATATAAATGTCTACAGAAAATAATATACCATATAATAAAGAGATTAACAATTTCATAATTAAACTTGGATTATCATTATATTTAACACTGCCTCAATTAAAACATGTTTGTGAATTTATCTTTGCAGCCGTAGGTCGTGGGTATGATGGCAAAGTTATTCATATAGCTGAAAGTTGCTATCAGAGTACTTATAGAACATCCATAGGTCAATTTTTATCCAAAAGCCCATGGAATGAAGATTATATTTTGAGAGCATTACAAAAGTTCGCAGTTAATAAAATTTGGCAGTTATCTCGTGATACAGGAAAGCCTATTTATGTGATTATTGATGATACTATCTGTAAGAAGACAAAGCCTTCGTCACGGGCTAAAAATCCTATAGAAAAGTGTCAATTTCATCAATCACATTTAGAAAATAAAAAAGTCTATGGACACCAAGTTGTAGGTGCTTTACTACAATGTGGCGATGTTACAATTCCTTATCAGCTAACGCTTTATGATAAGACTAAAGTCGATAAAGACAATAAAAAATTTACTAAGATTAATATTGCTGTAAATATAATATCTTCATTACCCGAACCACCTATTCAAGGTTTCGTCTTAGGGGATAGTTGGTATAGTGCTGAAATAATTATAAAAACAGCAAAGGCAAAAGGCTTTGAATATATAGGAGCGTTAAAAACTAATAGAATTATATACCCAAAATGCTCGCGCATGAATCATAAAATTAATGGTTTTGCCAAAACTATAAACAAGGAAGACTTTCACCTCGTAACAGTGAATAAGCACTCTTACTATGTTTATAGATATGAGGGCAAAATCAATGGTTTTAAAAATGTTGTAATTCTTATTAGTTATCCTAAAGAAGCTCTCTATAATGAAAAAGCATTAAAATCTTTTATATCAACAGATATAAATCTCACAACAGAAGAAATACTTTTTCAATACCGTGAACGTTGGACAATTGAAGTATTTTTCCGTCAAAATAAGATGGAATTAGGTTTTGATAATTATCAAGTTCGTGGTGAAAAAGCCATAAAGAGATTTTGGATTTTAACTCAATTGACTTATCTTTATTGTACTTGTTGCATAAGCACAGATTGTTCTAAATTTGGAGAAGGTTTAAAAATAGCTCGTAAACAATCCCAACAAGAAGTAATTGCTTGGGTATATTCTCAATATAAAAAAGGAGTTAGTTTAAATGCTATTTTTGATACTCTTAAATTATCACACAATAAGTGTGCTTAAGTAATGTAAAATAATGTAAGTGTTTTTGCTCATTTAAAGAATTTAATATATTGATGGAAATTAAGGTAATAAAGAACTGTTAACCTTCCATTTGAAAATTAAGTTAAAAATTAAAGTGGCTAGATAAAGGCAAACTTTTGTGATAAAATTAAACTGAATATTAGAGTAATAATTTTGGAGAGTTGTCCGAGAGGTCGAAGGTGCATCACTTGAAATCCACTCGGTCACTTGCTTTAACTTCTACGCTGGCTTGGTGCATTAAAATAAAATATGGAGGCGTATCGAAGTGGCCATAACGAGCCTGACTCGAAATCAGGTTGTCGAGCAATCGGCACGTGAGTTCGAATCTCACCGCCTCTGCCATGAGCCTGTTTGCGGTTAATGTCTGCAACAGGTTTTTCCTTTTTTTCAGCCTTCTACGCTCTCTTTGGAGGGCGTTAATGTCGCTGCAACAATACACAGCGGTGTGAACTGTATAGACGAACACATAAGAAAACCCTCCAAACTTCACGGGTTTGGAGGGTTTCTTCAAATAGTTTAGGCATAGGGAAAGAACCGCTAAAGTGTCGTTTTTTCTTTGGCAGGTGAGTTTTACCGCAATCACTGATTGACATCGAAAACACTAATCATTTAGGGTTTTATTTTTTTCATAATTTTGCTTTCCGATCAAAGCGGCACCTATAGCTCCATTAAATTGAGGATAATTTGCTTCATGGATATCACACAATAATTCATCCTCCAAAGCTAAACGCAGGGCTTCATTTTTAGCACCGCCCCCGGTCATCAAAATATCTCCGTTGGATTTATATTTTCTGGCAAGTTTAGCTATACGGTTTGCCATGGAGCGATGCATTCCTGCCAAAATGTCGTTACGACTTTTTTTCTGTGCTAAAAGAGAAATGACTTCTGTTTGTGCAAAAACTGCACAGGTACTATTGATTTGACAGGGGTTTTCACTTTTTTTAGCTAGAGAAGCAATTTGATCAATTGAGGTTTCCAACAAATCAGCAACCACTTCTAAAAATTTTCCGGTACCGGCAGCACATTTATCATTCATTGTAAAATTGATAATTTGTCCGTCAGCATTAAGGCTTATAATTTTGCTGTCCTGCCCCCCAATATCGATTAAAAGACGAGGACATATTCCAGAAGGGGATGTTAGTTTCACCCCCTTGGCATGGGCGGTTATTTCAGAAATTGTACTATCGGCGACTTCAATATTTCGTCGGCTGTAGCCAGTAGCAGTAATTGCTTTAATTTGATTTTGATTAATACCGGCTTCTGTATAGATGTTATTCATGAGTGTTTCAGCGGTTTTTTCACAGTCTATCCCAGTGGGCAGTACGGCTGTGGAGATTATTTCTTCGTCCTTTATCAGTGCCGCCTTTAAGTAAGTTGATCCTGCATCCATTCCCAAAAAATAGTAATTCATTCTATTACCTCCTTTGTTCAAGCATTTCTATAAATGCTTCCAATCTTATTTTGACCTGCTCCAAATCCTCTATAGAAAAATCTGTTTCTATCCTTAAAACTGGTATATTATACTTTTGTGCTAGTTTTTCAACTTTTGACAATTCAAAATCATAAGGTGTGCACCCGCGAAGAACATGGTAGATAATTCCCTCTGCCTTAGTTTGTTTCACTCGTTCCCCTAATTTCAACATAGCATCGTCCATTTGCTCAAAGACAGGACAAGTGCATGCTGAAATATACCGTGCTGCTAACGCTCTTAAAATACCATCTGTGCTGTAATTATCCGGCACAACTGGATCATAAAGCATTCTTCCCGACATACAGGTTTCATCACCTACAATATGAGCTCCAAGTTTTTCAAGCAAAAACGGTATTTTAAAGTTAGGAAACATAATCGGTGAGCCGGCTAAAAAAACTCTGACCTTTTTACGCTTTGCTATGGGTATTGATTCTTTTTTACGAATCAGTATCTGGTTCAGTTTTTTGAGTTGCATCGTCCATTCTTCAATGTTGGCATAATTGTAACTGTTAACAATCGCAAAAAATTGACTACCTTTTAGCAGAGGATGATCAGCGGCAAGCAATTGAGTCAGTAGATAAACCTCATCTTGTGCTTCCCGAATCATTTTATAAGCTTTTATTAACTTTTTATTGGACAGTTTTCTGCCTGTAAGACTGGACAAGGATTTGGTGAGAGCAATTAGATTTTTATAATCATCATCAAACCCTTTCACAGATTTATTTGTAGAAATCGGCAGAGGAATAACTGGCAATTTTTTTGCCAAAATATCAGCACTCTTTTTTTTCCCGTCACAGGTGAGTGGCAAAATCACAGCTTTACATTGCTTGTAGATAGGCAGAATATTCATAAATTGAAATCCTACTGATGCCTTTATAACTGGACAGGCATCTCTTGGTACCAATTCATCTCCAAGCATTGCTGCTACATTGTGTCCGGAGCATAATCGCATGGGTGTATAGCCAAAGGCATATATCAATTCATCCGGCACCATTACGCAATAGCTTCCTATATAGGTGTTTGGATTTTCAGAGAAGTCTGTAAAAGTGTTTTTAAGTATATTTGTAAAATAAGTCATCTCCTGCAAGTCGTTCGCATTATCCAGTTGATTCAATGTACCACTGGAAATACGCACTACGTTTCGCTTAAATCTTTCTAATGCTTTTTCATTCATATTGGCACCTCCTATTTAATCTTTCTCTTTGATGATAAGAGCTTTTTACCGGCTACGGTATAGGAAAGCACATCCGGTTCAGGACAGGCTTCAATACATTTCATGCAGTAGATACAATCGGCATGAACAAAATTTGTTTTGCTTCTGTCATCAAAAATTTCCTTAATATCCATAGGACAATTCTCGTAACAAGCTCGACAATGGGTGCATGCTGATCCTTTCTTTTTAATTTTACCCATGCTGATTTTATTTGCGAACCCTCTTAAGGTACCCAGCGGGCAGATTTTACAAAAAAAGCGTTCATTGAAAAAGCAAAATCCTGTGATAATTCCCATAAGAACAATATCCCATATTTTGAGGTTTGGGCTGGCTATCGCAAGGTCAGGTCGAAGATAAATAATAGGCCTGACTCCCAATACAACGGCATTGGCAATAAATCCTGCCAGTACTAGGTATTTTATCGGTTTTAAAATACCTTTTGTTTTTGGAGAAAGGTGTATGGACGGCAAACGAAATCTCTTTCTGATACGGGATAAAAGTTCTTGATAAAAACCTAACGGGCAGATATAGCCGCACCATAAACGCCCGAACAGCAAGGTGAAAGCAAGGCTTACCAAGAGAAGAACTATGCTAAATCCCTTAATCCAAAATATGAAAAAGAGGGCGGCAATCAGCAAGCATAGGAAGCGAGATAAGGTAATTTTGTTATTTTTCATTTTTTTACCTCCTGTCCTAATATAGGCAGTTCTCGGATTACTTTTCTTTTTCTTTGGTATGAAATATAGACAGTAAAAGCGGTCAGCGCGGCAATTGCTATAACGCTTAGCATTGAAAAAAGCGAATACCCTGTCTTTGCTCGCAGGGACATAACATTTTTGTTTCTAAACCCCTGCTTTAATTTAAAAACAATCAAAGACAATAGGGCAATTACTACAGCAGCAGTCCGCAAGCGCTTTATTGCATTGGGCGGTAGATGCTTCTTTGCGTAAATATTTAAGCGTAAATTAGCTTGTTTTAATTGATGATACATATAAACACTCCCTTTCTATTTCGTGCTACTTTGCAGATGGCTGCCTAAGCAGTTCCGCAAAAGCCTC contains:
- a CDS encoding IS701 family transposase, which codes for MSTENNIPYNKEINNFIIKLGLSLYLTLPQLKHVCEFIFAAVGRGYDGKVIHIAESCYQSTYRTSIGQFLSKSPWNEDYILRALQKFAVNKIWQLSRDTGKPIYVIIDDTICKKTKPSSRAKNPIEKCQFHQSHLENKKVYGHQVVGALLQCGDVTIPYQLTLYDKTKVDKDNKKFTKINIAVNIISSLPEPPIQGFVLGDSWYSAEIIIKTAKAKGFEYIGALKTNRIIYPKCSRMNHKINGFAKTINKEDFHLVTVNKHSYYVYRYEGKINGFKNVVILISYPKEALYNEKALKSFISTDINLTTEEILFQYRERWTIEVFFRQNKMELGFDNYQVRGEKAIKRFWILTQLTYLYCTCCISTDCSKFGEGLKIARKQSQQEVIAWVYSQYKKGVSLNAIFDTLKLSHNKCA
- a CDS encoding acyl-CoA dehydratase activase, yielding MNYYFLGMDAGSTYLKAALIKDEEIISTAVLPTGIDCEKTAETLMNNIYTEAGINQNQIKAITATGYSRRNIEVADSTISEITAHAKGVKLTSPSGICPRLLIDIGGQDSKIISLNADGQIINFTMNDKCAAGTGKFLEVVADLLETSIDQIASLAKKSENPCQINSTCAVFAQTEVISLLAQKKSRNDILAGMHRSMANRIAKLARKYKSNGDILMTGGGAKNEALRLALEDELLCDIHEANYPQFNGAIGAALIGKQNYEKNKTLND
- a CDS encoding 2-hydroxyacyl-CoA dehydratase subunit D, producing MNEKALERFKRNVVRISSGTLNQLDNANDLQEMTYFTNILKNTFTDFSENPNTYIGSYCVMVPDELIYAFGYTPMRLCSGHNVAAMLGDELVPRDACPVIKASVGFQFMNILPIYKQCKAVILPLTCDGKKKSADILAKKLPVIPLPISTNKSVKGFDDDYKNLIALTKSLSSLTGRKLSNKKLIKAYKMIREAQDEVYLLTQLLAADHPLLKGSQFFAIVNSYNYANIEEWTMQLKKLNQILIRKKESIPIAKRKKVRVFLAGSPIMFPNFKIPFLLEKLGAHIVGDETCMSGRMLYDPVVPDNYSTDGILRALAARYISACTCPVFEQMDDAMLKLGERVKQTKAEGIIYHVLRGCTPYDFELSKVEKLAQKYNIPVLRIETDFSIEDLEQVKIRLEAFIEMLEQRR
- a CDS encoding 4Fe-4S binding protein yields the protein MKNNKITLSRFLCLLIAALFFIFWIKGFSIVLLLVSLAFTLLFGRLWCGYICPLGFYQELLSRIRKRFRLPSIHLSPKTKGILKPIKYLVLAGFIANAVVLGVRPIIYLRPDLAIASPNLKIWDIVLMGIITGFCFFNERFFCKICPLGTLRGFANKISMGKIKKKGSACTHCRACYENCPMDIKEIFDDRSKTNFVHADCIYCMKCIEACPEPDVLSYTVAGKKLLSSKRKIK